In the Manis javanica isolate MJ-LG chromosome 12, MJ_LKY, whole genome shotgun sequence genome, AAAACCAGCTTAGCAATAAGACTTCCAGTGCTTTGTTAAAAATTGCATTCACTAGATTTTAAGATTGTAAAATCTGCAGTTGAATCCTTAAGACACTGAACCATAACAAAGTCCAAAAACTGTATGACCTTTCACCAACACTATTGGAACCTGTTAGttattgcaaaaaaaaatctcacatgtGCATATAATTCAAACATAAACTGTGGGgagggaatataaaataaatactacaaTATTTTTCAACTGTATTTAAATGCTGCCTAGTTGGTTAGAAGATTAATATTACTAACAGGAAGAGCCAAACTATTTTAAAGACTATTTCCCAAGTATaacaatttttcaaaacaatGATAAGCAAGAGCCCATGCCAATACATTTTTCCTGTAGTGTAATGTTTGCTAATATGAGGTATAGTCTGTAAACcattaatacaaatatatataagtGTTAGCCACTAGTAAATCACAACCTGGTGAAAAGCTGCTCAGTCACTACAGTTTGGAGAGGGAGTTAagggaaatgagaagggaaaagcagggcagGTTTCCAGTGGGCACATCATTTACCCaccttattattatcatcatcatcttgtATATAACAGTTCACTATTGCAGAAAGGTAAATCCTTTCCCCATATGCTGGTCTAGAATATACTTTATGGAGCATAGTAAGGTTATTTACGTATTATACTTCATCTGCATTTATATTTggatatacatataattatatatgcatatcaaaactataaacaggattttaaaacacatgtcatttttgaaaagttaagACCTGAACTATATACACTACAGAATTTCTAGAATACCTAAACTCAGGGGTAAAACCAAGGAAAACATTACTATTTCTTTAGTAAATGGCTTGTGTGAAACCTCAAGCTTGCTCATCTTTTTATAGATGGGTTTATTTGATGAGGATTGTAATCCAATGATTGTTTAGCAGCAATTTTACCAAACTGTAAATTCTTTTATTAACAGGCATTATAAACAGATAATACtaatcttatttaaaaaacatgagtGCCACACTGGTGAATATACAGCTCATGAATAACTTAAAaagtatttcccattttaaaaggCAACACTCAGCATACAAAAACCTATACTAAACAAAAAAGCTGTAATATGGATACATGATTGATGTGTCTAAAATGATATATATACAGTACATAATTGTTATGTGAtcagtacatttttttctgattcccTTCATGCTTCACTTTCCCCAGAAACTGAATTCTGAACTTCCTCTTCTAAAATTGGTACAATCAGGTTATCCTTGGACATCAAGTTATATTTCATCACAAATTTAGTAAACCGATGACACAAAAATGTTTCATTCtgtagagaggaagaaaaaaatgttttaatttactaACCAAAACCCCCCAAAAACAGACATAGTAACATATATTACCATCATTCTGATAAGAATGCATCAGGGTAATTTCTGAAATATACTTACTTCATATTCATCAAATATCTGCCGGTGAtgaaaataagcatgtgaaaatattctgtaaatcCTACGGCATACTGATCCTAGTTTTGCTACAGATGATTCTTTTATGCTAACcctagaaacagaaaagaaatagagtTGGGCATATCTTAGGAACAATAGCCCAATCTTCTCAATTCACGAGGGACCAATTTAAAGTCACACTGCTAGTAAGTGGCAAAGGAGGCCAAGGAACTCATCTCTTCACTCCTGAGCTAGTGTTTCTACCTAACCACAGCGCCTAAGAAATTCACTATTAGTTTTGAAACTCTGTaacaatttaatgaaattaaaacaaatccatGTCAAAGCAAAAGTTAATAAAACATACATTTGTGGCATTAATAGTTTGTTCACTAGAGATGATTAAAACTACTAAAAGGAATTATCATTTTATCCTATAGAACTTGATGatttttttagagaaataaaaactgctgcttatttctgatttttttttttaatgcatatagGACACTGAGGCAAAACTcagtattttttacatattttacataagTTCTTTGGAGTTAATGATATTTGAGGGGCGGTGGGGCAGATCTCCAAATctatccatgtgtgtgtgtgtgtgtgtgtgtaaatatcttACTAGAATAAAAGGCCAGTCACAAACCTCACCAGTAACACAGTATGCACAAACTTCTTTCCAGttcttaaaaaaatctgtagGCAAGGATAAGGAATCCTTCCAAAACAAGTAGGCCACTTAGAAAGGCTGCTCTTTAGGCTTGGTAAGAGGAAGCTGACTCTATTACAATCACATAAACAGGCATGTAAGTACCCCAGCTCTAAAGCATGAGAGAGAGAGCCCTAGAGAATGATGCACAGCAGCAGGGACTAAAACTGGCCTGTGAGCTTTGAACACCAAGTCCCACTGCCTTTAGTTCAACCACACCCTAACTTCAAAACTTGAATAATTTTGAACAAGCCAAATACACAACagctaaaacacaaaacaagaaaagtctAAAGAATGCAATGTATTAATTAACCAGCAACTTAGTTTTAAAAACATCAACCATATAAATCAAATCCAAAAAGTTTACCCCCATGCTTAATAGTTTTGTTTACCtgctgggaaaatatttattgCTATTCAGAAGACATGCGGCACCATCAAGTGTATGTCTAGTATAGTCTATAGCAGGACACTATAAAGGAAAGGATATAAAAATCCATTAATAAAAAGAGCTCTACTTCTTagattatatttattatacagGTGTTTATTCCAACAAACTTGAGCATATTCTAAGAAAAAAGTCCCTTACAATACCAGAATGACTATGAAATgttacatcaattaaaaaaaagctttACTACCACATGAACTGTAATATCAGGCTTCTACAGATAGATACATGAATCAGTCTCCCAATTTCTCTCCCAACActgtttcagaagaaaacatatttaCAGCTAGGAAGAACACCTGATTATCTAATCCAACCCTgactttataaataaggaaactgaggccagtcAGTTTGCAGAGTATATACCAGGTTCTtcccagattttaaaaatcttagataAGGATAaggaatcttttaaaaacaagtgGTCCAACTTAGGAAAGTCTGCTGTTTAGACATGCTGTCTAAGAGGAGGCTGACTGTTACACAGATTCTAGTTAGCAAGTATGTAAACATCCCAACTCTAAAGCATAAAGGAGGAAAGCCCTGAAGAATAACATACTACTCTTGACTGATGGTCAATGACTTATACAAGACCATACAGTAAGGAAGAACACTCAAAAACCATAACCCAGATGTACGAATTGCTACTCCACTGATCTTCACTTTACCAAGTGACCCAGAATCTTCCTCCTCTTCACAAATTCCTCCAGGGATTACTGTCTTCTCACATCCTAAAGAGCATCCCTTATTATGTCCCTGATGACCTGTTACTAATCTAGCAGCTTTCTAAAGAATTTTCTCCTTGAGCCTCCTTTGAAATTTAACATGAAATTTgaagtttctttatattttaataaagctgTCTTATCCTATTCCATTTATCAGAAGCAATGAAACCTATTGTGCCATAACAAATCAACAAACCTATTAGAGAAAAACTAAAACTGCAAAGTAATTCTTCAGTTTTTTGAGGGCAGAGAGAAGCATCAAAGGAAAAGAGGACTGAGTATGATCTAGGGAATCACCTAGATAGAAAAAATGAACCAGAGAAAGGAGTAACAATGACTCTAGCTTTACCCAGcaattagaatatttttcagtTGTTGAGATTAAAGTGGTATTTAGCAATGCAAATTTCTAAGTCCTCAATAAAGCTTAGTATACTGCCACAGCAAATACATGAAGATTATCTAAATAAAGAATGTATTTTTCTAACTATATATCCATAGGAATTTATGGTTAGTagtaaaaaattatctttctctGTATATATGATTACAGGTGATTTGGTCTAAAACAAATATCCCAAGTTACTGTGTTTCTCATATTAGTCATTTGGATGTACCACGGGACAGTTTTACAACCTTTAAATCAACAGTGTCCAATGAAACAATGCAAGTCACACatttaattctaaattttctagtagccacatttaagaagtaaaaagaaacaggtgaaattaaatttaatgtattttatttaactctatATAGCCAAAAGTATCACTTCAATATAAAATTAgtgtaaaaaatattaatgagttttggtatatttttgaactaagatataattcatataccataaaatttctattttgaagtgtacaatttaTTAGTTTTTAGTATATAAAATCATGCAACCATCACAAACTgcattccagaatattttcatcactccagaAAGAAATCCAGTACCCAGTCACTTCTCATTCTCACCTCCCAAACCATAAGCaacaactaatctactttctacaTTATGGATTTGCCTACTTTGAGTATTTCCTAAATACCTTAAATACCCTAACAACGGGACAATATGTATCCTTTTGTGTCACTTAGCATGTTGGCCAAGCTCATCCATAGTGCAGCATAAATCAGtacttcattgctttttaaaaaaattaaaaaaccttttaaatgtttttaatatatacaaaaatgttataaaatgtttatCCCTCTTCagactttattctttattatggctgaaaaatattccactgcatgCATATGccacatttttgtttatattctcatcaGTTGCTAGAAATTTGCTTGTTGTaatttttggctactgtgaataatgtgaTTGTAAGCATTAGTTCAcaagttttgtgtggacatgtttcaCTTTGTATGGGGTGGAAATGATTAGTAGGAGTGGAACTGCTAAGTCATATGGTAATTTCCTCATTGTGAAGAACTTCCAAACTGTTTTTCCTAAATGGCAACAGTACTTTACAATCCCAGCATCAATTTTATGATCCCATCACTTTCTCCAAatcctggccaacacttgttattatctatcATGTTTCATATTTTAGTCATAACAGTAGGTAAAGCGTATGTCATTATgggatgtttttttcttctttctattaaaaaattgtgGGAagttatatataacataaaatttgccattttaaccatttgtaaaTGTACAAGTCAGCGGCATCAATTACATTCACTATTATGCTATTATGTAACCATCACTACTATCCATTTCCAATCAAAGGTTTTTTTCATCaacccaaacagaaactctataACCTTTAAGCAACAACTTCCCAAAGtccccacccatccatccccTGGCAATCTCCAATCTACTTTTTCTGTCATTATGAATTTGTcctttctagatatttcatataaacagaatcatacagtatatgtccttctttgtgtctggcttatttcactcagcaatgtcttcaaggttcatccttgtAGCATCATTTATcagaactttattcttttttatggctcaataatattccgttttatgtatataccacattttgtttatccattcccatATGTATTGGATATGCATAATGACATGCACTTACTTAATGCAACTTTCTTGGCTACAATCTGTCAGCTGCTGTTATTTCTTAATGCTGATGATTATATTTCATAGTAAACAAGAAAAAAGTAGACATGACAACATATGTAAATCTCACAATACATCACAAACTGGACAGCTCTCCCACTCTAAAGTAAGAATACTGTATCTTTACTATCTGCCAAAATGAAACTAGCCTTAATTCAGTTCCTTAATTGCAATTACCACATCATTTACTACTCTATGTAGCCAGTTTCCGTGAATTATCAATGAAACTGCTATGTGGATTTTCCCAGATGACAATGATACAGTCTTTATACTGCTTCAACTTATTAACACAACAAAAGTAACACCATGAATGCAATCAGTCTTCCAAATAAGCATTATTTGCTTAAGTACTAGATACTTCTTATTTTGGATAATTTGCCttttcaaacaaaagaaaacgAGATATTGATTTTGCAACTAAGAGTCACTTATGTTTAACCTTAAAAGTCTATAATTATAATGATCATTTAAAAGTCGTTAATTCTGCAGAAGTGGCATAAACCAAATGAATCAGTGTCAAGTACAGTTGACCCATGAACCATGCAGGAACTAAGGCACCAACCCCCACATGCAGTGGAAAATCTACATGTAACTTTTGATTTCCCCAAAATttaattactaatagcctactgttgaccaaagtcttactgataacataaagttgattaacacatattttatatattatatgtagcATATACTGTTTTCTTATAATAAAGCTACAGAAAATAGTTTCTTCAAAatgtcacaaatctcaaaaaaaaattttccaacatacttattgaaaaaaatctatgtatgaGTGGACTTGCACaattcaaatccatgttgttcaagggtcaactgtaattacTACAGATTAAAAGGGAATGCAGATCAAGGAAATGCCATATATAGTTTAAAGCAATGACTTGTAAAGGACATTTTTGAGGTAACTAAGGAAAACTGATTATTGGAGTATGAGATGAtatgaagaaattatttaaaataaagtgttcTTATTAACAATTGACACATCCTGTACTGTCACCTTGATAAAAActaaatgaagagaaaacaaCATGAATTATTGTTCATTGTAGGACCAATTATGGAGAGGAAAAGCATTACGGTAggtttcaaataaataataagaaatacaatggggaaatgacagtctcttcaacagatggtgctggcaaaactggacagctacatgtaagagaatgaaactggatcactgtctaaccccatacacgaaagtaaattcaaaatggatcaaagacctgaatgtaagtcatgaaaccataaaactcttagaaaaaaacataggcaaaaatctcttggacataaacatgagcgacttcttcatgaacgtatctccctgggaaaggaaaacaaaagcaaaaatgaacaagtgggactacatcaagctgaaaaaggcaccatcaatagcaaagggcaccatcaatagaacaaaaaggtaccctacagaatgggagattgtatttgtaaatgacagatccaataaaggcttgacatccaaaatatataaagagctcatgcacctcaacaaacaaaaagcaaataatccaattaaaaaatgggcagaggagctcaacaggcagttctccaaagaagaaattcagatggccagcagacacatgaaaagatgctccacatcgctagttatcagagaaatgcaaattaaaaccacaatgagatatcacctcacaccagtaaggattgccaccatccaaaagacaaacaacaacaatgttggcaaggttgtggataaaggggaaccctcctacactgctggtgggaatgtaacttagttcaaccattttggaaagcagtatggaggttcctcaaaatgctcaaaattgaaataccatttgacccaggaattccacttccaggaatttaccctaagaatgcagcactccagtgtgaaaaagacagatgcacccctatgtttatcgctgcactatttacaatagccaagaaatggaagcaacctaagtgtccatcagtagatgaatggataaagaagatttggtacatatacacaatggaatattattcagccataagaagaaaacaaatcctacaatttgcaacaacatggatggagctagagggtattttgctcagtgaaataagccaagcggagaaagacaaataccaaataatttcactcatctgtggagtataagaacaaaggaaaaactgaaggaacaaacagcagcagaatcacagaacccaagaatggactaacagttaccaaagggaaggagactggggagaatgggaaggtagggaggcataagggtggggaagaagaagggggatattatgattagcatgtataatgtgggaggtgggagaaaggggagggctgtgcaacacagagaagacaagtagtgattctacaacatcttactatgctgatggacagtgactataatggggtttgcgggggggacttggggtaggggagagcctagtaaacataatgttcttcatgtaattgtagattaatgataccaaaattaaaaaaagaaaaaagaagtattaatgaaatataaagataaaatattaacCCATAAAGTTAAAAAACTCAAAAGTAACATTTCTACTTAACAGTCTAAGCTAGTTATTACATAGATTGCTAGTTAATcaactagtaatcaaaaacagTATTCTTATCAAAAGAAATGACTGAACCAAAAATCTCAACAGGTATATCTCATCCATATTCATTAGAGATCAGCACAATGTGCCAATTGTTTTTCTGTGATAGCCAGTGAATCATAAAGTGAGTTCTAGCCCATCTGATTGCCCAATTATGAAAAATGatactaatcaaaagaaatcCTAAAACAGCACTATGGCAATATCCTTATAGAAGAGACCACTAAATCAAATGGCAAAATAAACAGTGAACTAAAAGCTCTAAAAATTTATCTGCTATCTTGGAGATTTAGAGTGTAATGAGTTTATTAATCAATCTATGTCATAAATTCTCACCTCTTTTGGAGTTTTATGAGCTgcacaaaggaaaatccattgtTCAGTTGCTGTCATCTGAGTACATGTATCTGGATGGCATTCACTCTGTTAAAAATAGTTAGATTccttaatatgtaaaataataatgaaaaaggttATCACTACAGTTCAAAGTAAAATTCTAGAATAATTAGAAATTTTCAGTAAGTCTTTTTAAGCACATTAAgttacaaaaacagaaagaaaaaataaaatacgaGCGTTCAATTATAGCTTTAACTTAAAAGAATTACCTGAAGTTTGACAGCAAGTCCATTTAGCTCAAGACAGAATTGcctaaaaatgcaaatatataaatgaaaaatcttaCCTATTTGCCACATTACTTTTAGACTATTGAGTTAGAATTTACAATATTAGAATGAATTTagaatattattataaaaaacaGAATCCAATTAGTACCATCCTTTCTCCTTTATCACCATTACCTGAATTTACATGGCATACTTCTTATAAAGATAtatgattaataaaaaaaatccaatgtTAATGATCTCAGTAATGTTCAATATTAGGGTTCAGTAAGTTGATCACTTCTACACACTAGCAAATTGGTACAATTTTTCTGAGAagtaatttggaaatatttaccACGACCCTTAGgaactgtgtatttttttttactaagtcaTCCTCCTAAGAATCTACTCTAATGAAATAATCAAAACTGCGTAAGTAGAGATGTTCACAGAATATacacattaaaaacttttttgaaaCGTTCTAAATGATTAGCAATTGCCGAGTAGTAAAATGTtggtatatacataaacatacaaaGGATTTGTTTATATTCTGCTTAAGAGCCCAGTTATGTAAAAAGTTATGTGTGCATATGCCTATCTAtaaccaaacattcaaagaacaaaagacattttatactatatattttacaaGTTTTGTTCTAATTACTAACACGCTTCTTCTAATAACCTCAAACATGACCAAATACATAATGTAGAAGGAAAAAAGTCCTTCATAATTGCCAAGAGATAATTTCCTCTTCCCAAAAGATAATTACTGTTTACATGCAAATCTTATTTTCCATGCACAAATTAAAATACACTGGGGTTATACCATACATAATTTTGTAACTTGCATTTTCTGTCAATAGATCTTGGACATTTCTTCGtgatatactttccttttaaaactgcCAAACTGAAAACAATGCTACAACATAGTatgtgctcaaaaaatatttttcaataaatgaagaatggaggaaattACAAGACACTGAGATCACCATTTTTAGACAGAGTTGCTGTTTGATATGAAAAGGCAATTAATCCTTATGTCACAAAGATAACTACTTTAGAGCTGTCAAAATACTGAATGAATGTGTTCTAAGAATCCTATCAAATTAATCATCATGTTTTCCCACCAAACAAATTAGAACACTTTGATTtcctaaaaaatgaaaagttaaaaactatgtattaagagaaaaaagagagtcctcaaaggaaaaaaaaaaaaaagaaaccacacatatatgaaaagctatttttccttatttaaagtacatcataatagaaaaaaattaaaagataaggGTCAAATTTTCAGTTGTCTCTAACTACTTCCTTTTCTGATACTCAATAATAGTGCTATTCTTATATTGTAAAAATATCACTATTTCTGAGTCACCACATCACTCTCTACTGCCCCAATCTGTAGGCTGCCATGTTAACGTGTTTTAGTTGTTTTCCATTAAGTGGTAATAATGACAGGTGGTAATAAACAAGTTTCTCATTTAGTCCAACCCACTATGGCCATCAGCAAAATCAAGCTAACTGATGTGGAGGTGGGGTACAAGCTGTGACAAACAGTGCAAACCTAATACCTTCAAGTTATTCAACACAAGGCTAATGTTGTGTGGTGAAGAGACAAGTCAGAGCTGAAATCCAGCCTACACTCTATTGTTACTAAGCCATGTATCCAGGCACGGGATTGCACTCACTCAGAAGAAGGAGCATCGTCCTAACTACAAAGGTTTGACTGAAATCATGACTCAATTCCCATTTCTACTATTACGGTACAAGATAATCAACTACATTAACCAATAACAGCAAGTATTAAGCCTTCAATCAATAACATTAAGCACATGCAGAAATCAAAAGGctccttttaaaactctttctggTCAACTATAAAGGTGTATACACTATATGATAAGAAGACAAATATATGTGATATAcaatatacataaatacaaaaccaaaaaagTGGCTAACATTCAGAAAAacataacaaaagtaaaaacaacagCACCATAACAAATGGAATATGCATGAGAAGGGTTTTGTAGTTTTATATAATGCATATTTCAGTctaaacaggaaggaaaaaattttCTTAGGTCTGAAATAAAACCCTTGTAAACTAAAATCAGCCCTCACTTGTTGGAAATTATACTTGTAGTGAAAAAAatccttgcttattttcattattacaccccaaaagatatgaaaatagttattttcagAGCTGATTAAAATATGGCAGAGGAAATATACTAAAGTGCTCTGTTTTGATTTATAAGAATGGGAAAATATCTACAtagtcatattttaaattatcaagCATTGAGATATTTATTCAAAAACCAACTAGAAGATATTTTACTAAAGtgctctatttttatttataagaatgGGAAAAATCTATATAATCATACTTTAAATTATCATGCATTGAGATATATACTTAAAAACCAACTAGGTCAAGTAGTCAAGTGATTTGTCCAAGAATCTGACAGAGTACAAAGAAGTCTTGACATCCTAAAACTACTGAACTGCTATGACAAGACATTATGTCATAGCATTTATCTAGACAAGAAATCTGTAGCATCAAAAAGTGCTTTGTCTACAAATTGAGGCACTCATCACAGGAAATGTGGTctaatttattgaagaaaaattatatttcttttctacttgttatttaaaaatcaacttgAAAGCAACGAACACTGATGAACATGTATCTCATAAGGCATTCTTTATAATAAACCTACCCACTCATCCCAACTCCTATTTACAGTGAAAAGTTTATAACTATGAAAAACAACCCAGTGACTTCAGAATatagctgattctaaaattaacTCTAGTTAACCAGTTATTCAATAGTcatcaattttctcatttaaaggaTATTATGAAAAGCTCTAAAACTCCTAACTTTGGAATTATAATTAATCTCTATTTACTAAAGGGAAGACTGGAAGTTCACAGTACTTAATTGGTAACTTATCACATACCAAGCCTAGACTAGAACTTTGATATGATCCTAGTTTTTCATGACTGGATGACTGGAAATAATAGATGTGTGGTTAAGGGACATGATTAAGGGAAATGGTGTaaacccaaaatatataaggccCAAA is a window encoding:
- the HSPE1 gene encoding 10 kDa heat shock protein, mitochondrial isoform X1, with product MVMAEGTAVLRRNRPGTKAQDFYNWPDESFDEMDSTLAVQQYIQQNIRADCSNIDKILEPPEGQDEGVWKYEHLRQFCLELNGLAVKLQSECHPDTCTQMTATEQWIFLCAAHKTPKECPAIDYTRHTLDGAACLLNSNKYFPSRVSIKESSVAKLGSVCRRIYRIFSHAYFHHRQIFDEYENETFLCHRFTKFVMKYNLMSKDNLIVPILEEEVQNSVSGESEA
- the HSPE1 gene encoding 10 kDa heat shock protein, mitochondrial isoform X2, whose protein sequence is MDSTLAVQQYIQQNIRADCSNIDKILEPPEGQDEGVWKYEHLRQFCLELNGLAVKLQSECHPDTCTQMTATEQWIFLCAAHKTPKECPAIDYTRHTLDGAACLLNSNKYFPSRVSIKESSVAKLGSVCRRIYRIFSHAYFHHRQIFDEYENETFLCHRFTKFVMKYNLMSKDNLIVPILEEEVQNSVSGESEA
- the HSPE1 gene encoding 10 kDa heat shock protein, mitochondrial isoform X4, whose amino-acid sequence is MAGQAFRKFLPLFDRVLVERSAAETVTKGGIMLPEKSQGKVLQATVVAVGSGSKGKDFYNWPDESFDEMDSTLAVQQYIQQNIRADCSNIDKILEPPEGQDEGVWKYEHLRQFCLELNGLAVKLQSECHPDTCTQMTATEQWIFLCAAHKTPKECPAIDYTRHTLDGAACLLNSNKYFPSRVSIKESSVAKLGSVCRRIYRIFSHAYFHHRQIFDEYENETFLCHRFTKFVMKYNLMSKDNLIVPILEEEVQNSVSGESEA